AGAAGCATAACCCGTCACTGGCCGCGAGAGAGCAAGGCCTCAATCATCATGCGGCCATATTCGGTGAGACGCACACACTCTGAAATCATTCCGCAGTCCTCCGATACGGCCTTGGCAAAAGCCA
This genomic window from Thermodesulfovibrionales bacterium contains:
- a CDS encoding (Fe-S)-binding protein, with translation MDIEVIEIYKLLPRIDCGQCSAKICMAFAKAVSEDCGMISECVRLTEYGRMMIEALLSRGQ